One Equus caballus isolate H_3958 breed thoroughbred chromosome 14, TB-T2T, whole genome shotgun sequence DNA segment encodes these proteins:
- the DDX41 gene encoding probable ATP-dependent RNA helicase DDX41 isoform X1: MRAAKMEESEPERKRVRTDEAGAAGSRSEAEDEDDEDYVPYVPLRQRRQLLLQKLLQRRRKGAAEEEQQDSGSEPRGDEDDIPLGPQSNVSLLDQHQHLKEKAEARKESAKEKQLKEEEKILESVAEGRALMSVKEMAKGITYDDPIKTSWTPPRYVLSMSEERHERVRKKYHILVEGDGIPPPIKSFKEMKFPAAILRGLKKKGIHHPTPIQIQGIPTILSGRDMIGIAFTGSGKTLVFTLPVIMFCLEQEKRLPFSKREGPYGLIICPSRELARQTHGILEYYCRLLQEDSSPLLRCALCIGGMSVKEQMETIRHGVHMMVATPGRLMDLLQKKMVSLDICRYLALDEADRMIDMGFEGDIRTIFSYFKGQRQTLLFSATMPKKIQNFAKSALVKPVTINVGRAGAASLDVIQEVEYVKEEAKMVYLLECLQKTPPPVLIFAEKKADVDAIHEYLLLKGVEAVAIHGGKDQEERTKAIEAFREGKKDVLVATDVASKGLDFPAIQHVINYDMPEEIENYVHRIGRTGRSGNTGIATTFINKACDESVLMDLKALLLEAKQKVPPVLQVLHCGDESMLDIGGERGCAFCGGLGHRITDCPKLEAMQTKQVSNIGRKDYLAHSSMDF; this comes from the exons ATGCGTGCAGCCAAGATGGAGGAGTCGGAACCCGAGCGGAAG CGAGTTCGCACCGATGAGGCGGGGGCCGCAGGAAGCCGCTCCGAGGCGGAGGATGAGGACGATGAGGATTACGTCCCCTACGTGCCGTTGCGTCAGCGCCGGCAACTGCTG CTCCAGAAGCTGCTGCAGCGAAGGCGCAAGGGGGCTGCGGAGGAAGAGCAGCAGGACAGCGGCAGCGAGCCCCGGGGAGATGAGGACGACATCCCGCTGGGCCCTCAGTCCAACGTCAGCCTCCTGGATCAGCACCAGCACCTCAAAGAGAAGGCCGAAG CTCGCAAGGAGTCTGCCAAAGAGAAGCAgctgaaggaagaggagaagatcCTGGAGAGCGTGGCTGAGGGCCGAG CCTTGATGTCAGTGAAGGAGATGGCTAAGGGAATCACATACGATGATCCGATCAAAACCAG TTGGACACCTCCCCGATATGTCCTGAGCATGTCTGAAGAGCGGCATGAGCGTGTCCGGAAGAAGTACCACATCCTGGTCGAAGGAGATGGCATCCCACCACCCATCAAGAGCTTCAAGGAAATGAAGTTTCCTGCAG CCATCCTGAGAGGCCTGAAGAAGAAGGGCATCCACCACCCAACACCCATTCAGATTCAGGGCATTCCCACCAT TCTATCGGGCCGTGACATGATAGGCATTGCCTTCACGGGTTCAGGCAAGACGCTAGTGTTCACTCTGCCTGTCATCATGTTCTGCTTGGAACAAGAGAAGAGATTACCTTTCTCCAAGCGTGAAGGGCCTTATGGACTCATCATCTGCCCCTCG AGGGAGCTGGCCCGGCAGACCCATGGCATCCTAGAGTATTACTGCCGCCTGCTACAGGAGGACAGCTCGCCACTTCTGCGCTGTGCTCTTTGCATCGGGGGCATGTCTGTCAAAGAGCAGATGGAAACCATCCGACA TGGTGTGCACATGATGGTGGCCACCCCTGGACGTCTCATGGATCTGCTGCAGAAGAAAATGGTCAGCCTAGACATCTGTCGTTACCTGGCGCTGGACGAGGCTGACCGCATGATTGACATGGGTTTTGAGGGCGACATTCGCACCATCTTCTCCTACTTCAAG GGCCAGCGGCAGACCCTACTCTTCAGCGCCACCATGCCTAAGAAGATTCAGAATTTTGCCAAGAGCGCCCTGGTAAAGCCTGTCACCATCAACGTGGGGCGCGCCGGGGCCGCCAGCCTGGATGTTATCCAG GAGGTGGAATATGTGAAGGAGGAGGCCAAGATGGTATACCTGCTCGAGTGTCTCCAGAAGACACCCCCACCT GTGCTCATTTTTGCGGAGAAGAAGGCAGATGTGGATGCCATCCATGAGTACCTGCTGCTCAAGGGGGTCGAGGCTGTGGCCATCCATGGGGGCAAAG ACCAGGAGGAACGGACCAAGGCCATTGAAGCATTCCGGGAGGGCAAGAAGGATGTTCTAGTGGCTACGGACGTAGCCTCCAAGGGCCTGGACTTCCCTGCCATCCAGCACGTCATCAATTACGATATGCCTGAGGAGATCGAGAACTATG TGCACCGTATCGGCCGCACTGGGCGCTCAGGAAACACAGGCATCGCCACCACCTTCATCAACAAGGCTTGTG ATGAATCGGTGCTAATGGACCTCAAAGCTCTGCTGCTGGAGGCCAAGCAGAAGGTGCCACCCGTGCTGCAAGTGCTGCACTGCGGGGACGAGTCCATGCTGGATATTGGAG GAGAGCGTGGCTGTGCCTTCTGCGGAGGCCTGGGCCATCGGATCACCGACTGCCCCAAACTCGAGGCTATGCAGACGAAGCAGGTCAGCAACATAGGCCGCAAGGACTACCTGGCCCACAGCTCCATGGACTTCTGA
- the PDLIM7 gene encoding PDZ and LIM domain protein 7 isoform X3, with protein MDSFKVVLDGPAPWGFRLQGGKDFNVPLSISRLTPGGKAAQAGVAVGDWVLSIDGENAGGLTHIEAQNKIRACGERLSLGLSRAQPAQSKPQKVQTPDKQPLRPLVPDASKQRLMEDTEDWRPRPGTGQSRSFRILAHLTGTEFMQDPDEEHLKKSSQVPRTEAPTPASATPQEPWPGPTTPSPTSRPPWAVDPAFAERYAPDKTSTVLTRHSQPATPTPLQNRTSIVQAAAGGGTGGGSGNNGKTPVCHQCHKVIRGRYLVALGHAYHPEEFVCSQCGKVLEEGGFFEEKGAIFCPPCYDVRYAPSCAKCKKKITGEIMHALKMTWHVHCFTCAACKTPIRNRAFYMEEGAPYCERDYEKMFGTKCRGCDFKIDAGDRFLEALGFSWHDTCFVCAICQINLEGKTFYSKKDKPLCKSHAFSHV; from the exons ATGGATTCCTTCAAGGTGGTGCTGGATGGGCCAGCACCTTGGGGCTTCCGGCTGCAGGGGGGCAAGGACTTCAACGTGCCCCTCTCCATCTCCCGG CTCACTCCTGGAGGCAAAGCTGCGCAGGCTGGCGTGGCGGTGGGTGACTGGGTGCTGAGCATCGACGGTGAGAATGCCGGGGGCCTCACGCACATTGAAGCCCAGAACAAGATCCGTGCCTGCGGGGAGCGCCTCAGCCTGGGTCTCAGCAG ggCCCAGCCGGCTCAGAGCAAACCGCAGAAG GTGCAGACCCCTGACAA ACAGCCGCTCCGACCGCTGGTCCCAGATGCCAGCAAGCAGCGGCTGATGGAGGACACAGAGGACTGGCGGCCGCGGCCCGGGACAGGCCAGTCCCGTTCCTTCCGCATCCTCGCCCACCTCACGGGCACCGAGTTCA TGCAAGACCCGGATGAGGAGCACCTGAAGAAATCAAG CCAGGTGCCCAGGACAGAAGCCCCAACCCCAGCCTCAGCTACACCCCAGGAACCCTGGCCTG GCCctaccacccccagccccaccagccGCCCACCCTGGGCTGTGGACCCTGCATTTGCCGAGCGCTATGCCCCGGACAAGACGAGCACGGTGCTGACCCGGcacagccagccagccacccCCACGCCTCTGCAGAACCGCACCTCCATCGTGCAGGCAGCTGCTGGAGGGGGCACAGGAGGGGGCAGTGGCAACAATGGCAAGACTCCTGTGTGCCACCAGTGCCACAAGGTCATCCG GGGCCGCTACCTGGTGGCGCTGGGCCACGCATACCACCCCGAGGAGTTTGTGTGCAGCCAGTGTGGGAAGGTCCTGGAAGAGGGCGGCTTCTTTGAGGAAAAGGGTGCCATCTTCTGCCCACCCTGCTACGACGTGCGCTATGCGCCCAGCTGTGCCAAGTGCAAGAAGAAGATCACAGGC GAGATCATGCATGCCCTGAAGATGACCTGGCACGTGCATTGCTTCACCTGCGCAGCCTGCAAGACGCCCATTCGTAACCGGGCCTTCTACATGGAGGAAGGGGCACCCTACTGCGAGCGAG ActatgaaaagatgtttggcACAAAATGCCGTGGCTGTGACTTCAAGATTGACGCCGGGGACCGCTTCCTGGAGGCACTGGGCTTCAGCTGGCACGACACGTGCTTCGTGTGTGCA ATATGTCAGATCAACCTGGAAGGAAAGACTTTCTACTCCAAGAAGGACAAGCCCCTTTGCAAGAGCCATGCCTTCTCCCACGTGTGA
- the PDLIM7 gene encoding PDZ and LIM domain protein 7 isoform X1, whose translation MDSFKVVLDGPAPWGFRLQGGKDFNVPLSISRLTPGGKAAQAGVAVGDWVLSIDGENAGGLTHIEAQNKIRACGERLSLGLSRAQPAQSKPQKALAPAADPPRYTFAPSASLNKTARPFGAPLLADGAPQQNGQPLRPLVPDASKQRLMEDTEDWRPRPGTGQSRSFRILAHLTGTEFMQDPDEEHLKKSSQVPRTEAPTPASATPQEPWPGPTTPSPTSRPPWAVDPAFAERYAPDKTSTVLTRHSQPATPTPLQNRTSIVQAAAGGGTGGGSGNNGKTPVCHQCHKVIRGRYLVALGHAYHPEEFVCSQCGKVLEEGGFFEEKGAIFCPPCYDVRYAPSCAKCKKKITGEIMHALKMTWHVHCFTCAACKTPIRNRAFYMEEGAPYCERDYEKMFGTKCRGCDFKIDAGDRFLEALGFSWHDTCFVCAICQINLEGKTFYSKKDKPLCKSHAFSHV comes from the exons ATGGATTCCTTCAAGGTGGTGCTGGATGGGCCAGCACCTTGGGGCTTCCGGCTGCAGGGGGGCAAGGACTTCAACGTGCCCCTCTCCATCTCCCGG CTCACTCCTGGAGGCAAAGCTGCGCAGGCTGGCGTGGCGGTGGGTGACTGGGTGCTGAGCATCGACGGTGAGAATGCCGGGGGCCTCACGCACATTGAAGCCCAGAACAAGATCCGTGCCTGCGGGGAGCGCCTCAGCCTGGGTCTCAGCAG ggCCCAGCCGGCTCAGAGCAAACCGCAGAAG GCCCTGGCCCCCGCCGCGGACCCCCCGCGGTACACCTTTGCACCCAGCGCCTCCCTCAACAAGACGGCCCGGCCCTTTGGGGCGCCCCTGCTGGCTGACGGCGCCCCGCAGCAGAATGG ACAGCCGCTCCGACCGCTGGTCCCAGATGCCAGCAAGCAGCGGCTGATGGAGGACACAGAGGACTGGCGGCCGCGGCCCGGGACAGGCCAGTCCCGTTCCTTCCGCATCCTCGCCCACCTCACGGGCACCGAGTTCA TGCAAGACCCGGATGAGGAGCACCTGAAGAAATCAAG CCAGGTGCCCAGGACAGAAGCCCCAACCCCAGCCTCAGCTACACCCCAGGAACCCTGGCCTG GCCctaccacccccagccccaccagccGCCCACCCTGGGCTGTGGACCCTGCATTTGCCGAGCGCTATGCCCCGGACAAGACGAGCACGGTGCTGACCCGGcacagccagccagccacccCCACGCCTCTGCAGAACCGCACCTCCATCGTGCAGGCAGCTGCTGGAGGGGGCACAGGAGGGGGCAGTGGCAACAATGGCAAGACTCCTGTGTGCCACCAGTGCCACAAGGTCATCCG GGGCCGCTACCTGGTGGCGCTGGGCCACGCATACCACCCCGAGGAGTTTGTGTGCAGCCAGTGTGGGAAGGTCCTGGAAGAGGGCGGCTTCTTTGAGGAAAAGGGTGCCATCTTCTGCCCACCCTGCTACGACGTGCGCTATGCGCCCAGCTGTGCCAAGTGCAAGAAGAAGATCACAGGC GAGATCATGCATGCCCTGAAGATGACCTGGCACGTGCATTGCTTCACCTGCGCAGCCTGCAAGACGCCCATTCGTAACCGGGCCTTCTACATGGAGGAAGGGGCACCCTACTGCGAGCGAG ActatgaaaagatgtttggcACAAAATGCCGTGGCTGTGACTTCAAGATTGACGCCGGGGACCGCTTCCTGGAGGCACTGGGCTTCAGCTGGCACGACACGTGCTTCGTGTGTGCA ATATGTCAGATCAACCTGGAAGGAAAGACTTTCTACTCCAAGAAGGACAAGCCCCTTTGCAAGAGCCATGCCTTCTCCCACGTGTGA
- the PDLIM7 gene encoding PDZ and LIM domain protein 7 isoform X2, producing the protein MPGASRTLKPRTRSVPAGSASAWVSAGPSRLRANRRSPWPDVWGRGWSATVLSAPGGRPTPAQAPALPARLCGSVSAQALAPAADPPRYTFAPSASLNKTARPFGAPLLADGAPQQNGQPLRPLVPDASKQRLMEDTEDWRPRPGTGQSRSFRILAHLTGTEFMQDPDEEHLKKSSQVPRTEAPTPASATPQEPWPGPTTPSPTSRPPWAVDPAFAERYAPDKTSTVLTRHSQPATPTPLQNRTSIVQAAAGGGTGGGSGNNGKTPVCHQCHKVIRGRYLVALGHAYHPEEFVCSQCGKVLEEGGFFEEKGAIFCPPCYDVRYAPSCAKCKKKITGEIMHALKMTWHVHCFTCAACKTPIRNRAFYMEEGAPYCERDYEKMFGTKCRGCDFKIDAGDRFLEALGFSWHDTCFVCAICQINLEGKTFYSKKDKPLCKSHAFSHV; encoded by the exons ATGCCGGGGGCCTCACGCACATTGAAGCCCAGAACAAGATCCGTGCCTGCGGGGAGCGCCTCAGCCTGGGTCTCAGCAG ggCCCAGCCGGCTCAGAGCAAACCGCAGAAG CCCCTGGCCAGATGtgtgggggcggggctggagcGCCACTGTCCTCTCGGCGCCAGGGGGGCGCCCCACTCCCGCCCAGGCCCCCGCCCTCCCTGCCCGGCTCTGTGGCTCTGTCTCCGCCCAGGCCCTGGCCCCCGCCGCGGACCCCCCGCGGTACACCTTTGCACCCAGCGCCTCCCTCAACAAGACGGCCCGGCCCTTTGGGGCGCCCCTGCTGGCTGACGGCGCCCCGCAGCAGAATGG ACAGCCGCTCCGACCGCTGGTCCCAGATGCCAGCAAGCAGCGGCTGATGGAGGACACAGAGGACTGGCGGCCGCGGCCCGGGACAGGCCAGTCCCGTTCCTTCCGCATCCTCGCCCACCTCACGGGCACCGAGTTCA TGCAAGACCCGGATGAGGAGCACCTGAAGAAATCAAG CCAGGTGCCCAGGACAGAAGCCCCAACCCCAGCCTCAGCTACACCCCAGGAACCCTGGCCTG GCCctaccacccccagccccaccagccGCCCACCCTGGGCTGTGGACCCTGCATTTGCCGAGCGCTATGCCCCGGACAAGACGAGCACGGTGCTGACCCGGcacagccagccagccacccCCACGCCTCTGCAGAACCGCACCTCCATCGTGCAGGCAGCTGCTGGAGGGGGCACAGGAGGGGGCAGTGGCAACAATGGCAAGACTCCTGTGTGCCACCAGTGCCACAAGGTCATCCG GGGCCGCTACCTGGTGGCGCTGGGCCACGCATACCACCCCGAGGAGTTTGTGTGCAGCCAGTGTGGGAAGGTCCTGGAAGAGGGCGGCTTCTTTGAGGAAAAGGGTGCCATCTTCTGCCCACCCTGCTACGACGTGCGCTATGCGCCCAGCTGTGCCAAGTGCAAGAAGAAGATCACAGGC GAGATCATGCATGCCCTGAAGATGACCTGGCACGTGCATTGCTTCACCTGCGCAGCCTGCAAGACGCCCATTCGTAACCGGGCCTTCTACATGGAGGAAGGGGCACCCTACTGCGAGCGAG ActatgaaaagatgtttggcACAAAATGCCGTGGCTGTGACTTCAAGATTGACGCCGGGGACCGCTTCCTGGAGGCACTGGGCTTCAGCTGGCACGACACGTGCTTCGTGTGTGCA ATATGTCAGATCAACCTGGAAGGAAAGACTTTCTACTCCAAGAAGGACAAGCCCCTTTGCAAGAGCCATGCCTTCTCCCACGTGTGA
- the DDX41 gene encoding probable ATP-dependent RNA helicase DDX41 isoform X2: MSVKEMAKGITYDDPIKTSWTPPRYVLSMSEERHERVRKKYHILVEGDGIPPPIKSFKEMKFPAAILRGLKKKGIHHPTPIQIQGIPTILSGRDMIGIAFTGSGKTLVFTLPVIMFCLEQEKRLPFSKREGPYGLIICPSRELARQTHGILEYYCRLLQEDSSPLLRCALCIGGMSVKEQMETIRHGVHMMVATPGRLMDLLQKKMVSLDICRYLALDEADRMIDMGFEGDIRTIFSYFKGQRQTLLFSATMPKKIQNFAKSALVKPVTINVGRAGAASLDVIQEVEYVKEEAKMVYLLECLQKTPPPVLIFAEKKADVDAIHEYLLLKGVEAVAIHGGKDQEERTKAIEAFREGKKDVLVATDVASKGLDFPAIQHVINYDMPEEIENYVHRIGRTGRSGNTGIATTFINKACDESVLMDLKALLLEAKQKVPPVLQVLHCGDESMLDIGGERGCAFCGGLGHRITDCPKLEAMQTKQVSNIGRKDYLAHSSMDF; this comes from the exons ATGTCAGTGAAGGAGATGGCTAAGGGAATCACATACGATGATCCGATCAAAACCAG TTGGACACCTCCCCGATATGTCCTGAGCATGTCTGAAGAGCGGCATGAGCGTGTCCGGAAGAAGTACCACATCCTGGTCGAAGGAGATGGCATCCCACCACCCATCAAGAGCTTCAAGGAAATGAAGTTTCCTGCAG CCATCCTGAGAGGCCTGAAGAAGAAGGGCATCCACCACCCAACACCCATTCAGATTCAGGGCATTCCCACCAT TCTATCGGGCCGTGACATGATAGGCATTGCCTTCACGGGTTCAGGCAAGACGCTAGTGTTCACTCTGCCTGTCATCATGTTCTGCTTGGAACAAGAGAAGAGATTACCTTTCTCCAAGCGTGAAGGGCCTTATGGACTCATCATCTGCCCCTCG AGGGAGCTGGCCCGGCAGACCCATGGCATCCTAGAGTATTACTGCCGCCTGCTACAGGAGGACAGCTCGCCACTTCTGCGCTGTGCTCTTTGCATCGGGGGCATGTCTGTCAAAGAGCAGATGGAAACCATCCGACA TGGTGTGCACATGATGGTGGCCACCCCTGGACGTCTCATGGATCTGCTGCAGAAGAAAATGGTCAGCCTAGACATCTGTCGTTACCTGGCGCTGGACGAGGCTGACCGCATGATTGACATGGGTTTTGAGGGCGACATTCGCACCATCTTCTCCTACTTCAAG GGCCAGCGGCAGACCCTACTCTTCAGCGCCACCATGCCTAAGAAGATTCAGAATTTTGCCAAGAGCGCCCTGGTAAAGCCTGTCACCATCAACGTGGGGCGCGCCGGGGCCGCCAGCCTGGATGTTATCCAG GAGGTGGAATATGTGAAGGAGGAGGCCAAGATGGTATACCTGCTCGAGTGTCTCCAGAAGACACCCCCACCT GTGCTCATTTTTGCGGAGAAGAAGGCAGATGTGGATGCCATCCATGAGTACCTGCTGCTCAAGGGGGTCGAGGCTGTGGCCATCCATGGGGGCAAAG ACCAGGAGGAACGGACCAAGGCCATTGAAGCATTCCGGGAGGGCAAGAAGGATGTTCTAGTGGCTACGGACGTAGCCTCCAAGGGCCTGGACTTCCCTGCCATCCAGCACGTCATCAATTACGATATGCCTGAGGAGATCGAGAACTATG TGCACCGTATCGGCCGCACTGGGCGCTCAGGAAACACAGGCATCGCCACCACCTTCATCAACAAGGCTTGTG ATGAATCGGTGCTAATGGACCTCAAAGCTCTGCTGCTGGAGGCCAAGCAGAAGGTGCCACCCGTGCTGCAAGTGCTGCACTGCGGGGACGAGTCCATGCTGGATATTGGAG GAGAGCGTGGCTGTGCCTTCTGCGGAGGCCTGGGCCATCGGATCACCGACTGCCCCAAACTCGAGGCTATGCAGACGAAGCAGGTCAGCAACATAGGCCGCAAGGACTACCTGGCCCACAGCTCCATGGACTTCTGA
- the DOK3 gene encoding docking protein 3 translates to MEPVETPVKDGILYQQHVKFGKKSWRKVWGLLYAGGPSGVARLESWEVRDGGLGPAGDRSAGPGRRGERRVIRLADCVSVLPADGESCPRDTGAFLLTTTERSHLLAAQHRQTWMDPICQLAFPGTGECPSGSGEAEAPKRGLVPMEENSIYSSWQEVGEFPVVVQRTEAAARCQLKGPYLLVLGQDAIQLREPTSPQALYTWPYRFLRKFGADKGIFSFEAGRRCDSGEGFFAFSSPRARDLCGAVAAAIARQRERLPELVGPRPCPLPRATSLPSLDPPGELREAPRGPEPPSSWKARLAEPGPQSLPPVLGPAPPPEPPLYASVCKRASVPPGAAEHLYENVGVLEAGPAPERAPGGRSPLASPVYHNDEDLGWPGPAHDSSLEAQYRRLLELDNDDDDGVGDEAGGSGRPYTHTGFKAKLVTLLSRERKKGPAPCDRP, encoded by the exons ATGGAGCCTGTGGAGACCCCTGTCAAGGACGGCATCCTCTACCAGCAGCACGTCAAGTTCGGCAAG AAGTCCTGGCGGAAGGTATGGGGTCTGCTGTATGCAGGAGGCCCATCAGGCGTGGCACGGCTGGAGAGCTGGGAGGTCCGGGACGGTGGCCTGGGGCCCGCGGGTGACAGGTCTGCAGGGCCTGGCCGGCGCGGGGAGCGGCGGGTCATCCGCCTGGCTGACTGCGTGTCCGTGCTGCCGGCGGATGGCGAGAGCTGCCCCCGGGACACTGGTGCCTTCCTGCTCACCACCACTGAGCGAAGCCACCTCCTGGCTGCACAGCACCGCCAGACGTGGATGGACCCCATCTGCCAACTGGCCTTCCCG GGCACAGGGGAGTGCCCCTCAGGATCAGGGGAGGCAGAGGCTCCCAAGAGGGGCCTGGTCCCCATGGAGGAGAACTCCATCTACTCCTCCTGGCAGGAAG TGGGCGAGTTTCCAGTGGTGGTGCAGAGGACCGAGGCGGCCGCCCGCTGCCAGCTGAAGGGGCCCTACCTCCTGGTGCTGGGCCAAGACGCCATCCAGCTGAGGGagcccaccagcccccaggccctctACACCTGGCCCTACCGCTTCCTGCGCAAGTTTGGCGCCGACAAG GGCATTTTCTCTTTCGAAGCTGGCCGCCGCTGTGACTCCGGCGAGGGCTTCTTCGCCTTCAGCAGCCCCCGAGCCCGCGACCTGTGCGGGGCCGTGGCGGCCGCCATAGCCCGCCAGCGCGAGCGGCTGCCGGAGCTGGTGGGACCCCGGCCCTGCCCGCTGCCGCGGgccacctccctgccctccctggatCCCCCGGGCGAGCTGCGCGAGGCGCCGCGGGGCCCCGAGCCGCCCAGCTCCTGGAAGGCGCGCCTGGCCGAGCCCGGGCCGCAGAGCCTGCCCCCGGTGCTGGGCCCCGCGCCGCCCCCCGAACCCCCGCTCTACGCGTCGGTGTGCAAGCGCGCCAGCGTGCCCCCGGGCGCCGCCGAGCACCTCTACGAGAACGTGGGCGTGCTGGAGGCCGGGCCGGCGCCCGAGCGCGCCCCCGGCGGCCGCAGCCCCCTGGCCAGCCCCGTCTACCACAACGACGAGGACCTGGGCTGGCCCGGCCCGGCCCACGACAGCAGCCTGGAGGCCCAGTACCGGCGGCTGCTGGAGCTGGACAACGACGACGACGACGGCGTCGGCGACGAGGCCGGGGGCTCTGGCCGGCCCTACACTCACACGGGCTTCAAGGCCAAGCTGGTGACACTGCTGAGCCGTGAGCGGAAGAAGGGCCCAGCCCCCTGCGACCGGCCCTGA